In Aerococcaceae bacterium zg-252, the genomic window GAAATTACGAATGTTTATAGTACAACACGTCAAGTTTATAATAATTTCGTTATGCTGTATCCAGAGTTTCAGTTTTATTTAGATGCTGATAAAAAGGAAGATGAATTGTATATTCGAATGTTCCGTAATCATTTTGAGCAAGTGCTAATTATTTTGCTGGATAATGCGGTGAAATATAGTACTGACCGTAAAGAAATTCATTTATCGGTCAGCACGACACTTTCCGAAATTGAAATTGCGATTCAAGATTTTGGTGAGGGAATGACAGAAGAAGATAAGGAACGTGTCTTTGGACGTTTCTATCGAGTGGATAAAGCTCGTTCACGAGATAAGGGTGGTAATGGGCTTGGACTAAGTATTGCACAACAACTAGTTCAAAGCTATAAAGGTGCTATTCGTGTCGAAAGTGTCTTGAATCATGGCTCAATCTTTTATATTAGCTTTCCAATATTGGATAATTCTCGCCAAATTTATAAGAGTAAACAAAAGGCGATTAAGAAAAATCTATAATGATGCAAAAAACGCTCTGAGAAATGTGGAATCTCAGAGCGTTTATTTTTTAGTTTTCTTTTGTCATTAATTGATTGATGATGAGGAAGAATAATACACCGGCTACTAAGGTAACAGTGTGACTCATACCTGTCATCGCAGCTAATAAACTACTTCTTTGACCACCTGTTACAGTAATCATGCCTTTGCCTAACATAACTAATGAAGATAAAATAATGCCACAGTTCAAAATCCAATAAAAAATATTAAATAATTTGTGTTGAGATAATGTAAATAATTTCTCTAATACTGCTAATAATAAATGGAAAACTGTTCCTAAAGCAAAAATAAATAAATAAAGAGATGACAATAATGAAGTGCCCTCAAAATGATGTTGTTTAGTAAATGCCAAATAGAAGACAGCTGCAGCTGTTCCTAGTACGGCATAGACTGTTGATGTTCTAACTAATTTTTTCACAAATAATTCCCCCTATTGTTTACGTTTGGCAGCCACAATGTCCACTTTAAAAAATTCTATGTGCGATACTCGTACTTCGATATTTTCTTCCAGTGGGTTGGGACTAAACGCCTTGCTCACACTATGTTTTAATTGTTGTTAATTTTTGAACAACGTGATAATTATAGCAAAATATTTCATTAATTGCGAGTGATTTGTGCTATAATAGACGCAAGAAATGGACGTCAAGGCAATTCGGACGAACCATAGGAGGTGAACGTTTTTGAGTGAAGTGCTTATTGTAGGACAGTTAGATGCGATTTATTTTGAAAATCCGACCAACTTATATAAGGTAATTCGTGTCATGGTTGATGATGAGTTGACGGAAGTTTTAACTCATTCGGAAATTGTTTGTACAGGGCAATTTGCCACCTTGCATTATGATACAATGTATGAATTTTATGGCAATTTTACAACACATCCTAAATTTGGTGAGCAATTTTCAGTGACACGCTATCAACAAATGGCTCCCACTTCTGAAAAAGGTTTAGTCGATTATTTATCAAGTGACCGTTTTAAAGGGATTGGGGGAGTCTTAGCACAACGTATCGTTGACCAATTAGGAATGGACGCAATTGAACTGATTATTCAAGACGGCGATGTATTAAAGTCGATAAAAGGTATAACCAGTCAAAAGCAACAGGATTTACGTGAGGCTCTACTGAAGTTTCAAGGAACTGAACGTGTTTTTATGCAGTTGAGCGAATGGGGATTCACTCCAAAGTTTGCTGATAAAATTTATCAAAAGTATAAGAGTGCGGCGATTGAGAAAATTAAAGAAAATCCATATCAATTAATTGAAGACGTAGAGGGGATTGGTTTTTCTAAGGCAGATTTGTTAGCAGAAATGCTAGGCATTGAACCGGATTCACTCGACCGTATAGTAGCAGCTTATTATACGGTGATTTTAGAGCATTGTTATCAAAATGGTGATACTTATTTATTGGAATCTATTAGTCGTCAGCAAACACAAAAATTATTAGAGAGTGCACGACCGTATTTGATTAGTGATGAGTTGATGAATTTGGCTTTGGATAAGGCGATTATGGAGAAGAAACTCGTTCGGATACTCGAGGGTTTGATGATTCCAAGTCTATATTTCGCTGAAATTGGGATTGCAGAACGTTTATATAAGCACATTCAATACGCACAAATTGAACAATTTGAAGAAAGTGTTATCGATGAGGCAATTCAAGAAGTTATCGAAACCACAGGTATTCAATATGACCAACAACAGCAGCAGGCATTGAAATTTGCAATGCAGTCACCTTGTTCGATTATTACTGGTGGACCAGGTACAGGGAAGACTACTTTAGTAAAAGGATTAATTGCCTTACACTCGATTTTACATGAATATGAGCTATCTTCTATAACGAAATATGGCGATTTTCAGCCGATATTATTGGCTGCACCTACTGGACGAGCAGCAAAACGTATGAATGAGATGACTGATTTACCAGCTCAGACGATTCATCGAATGTTAGGCTATACTCGAGATAGTAATGTGGAAGAATTTTCTAGCAGTGTTGAACTTGAGGGAAATTTATTAATTGTCGATGAGATGTCAATGGTCGATACTTGGTTAATGAACTGGTTAATTCAAGCGATTCCGTATCAAATGCAAGTGGTATTTGTAGGCGACCGAGACCAATTGCCGTCAGTTGGCCCAGGAAAAGTGTTTAATGATTTAATTGCCAGTCAAAGTATTCCGACGATTAAATTGGAGAAAGTCTATCGTCAGGGACAAGATAGTTCCATTATTTCCTTAGCACACGAAATCCGACAAGGAAAAATTCCAGCTGACTTATTAGACAAACAAATAGACCGTAGCTTTATTCCTTGTGCACCGAACCAAGTAGTTGATGTCGTGCGTCAAATTGTGGAGCAAGCTAAAAAGAAACAATATGACAGCACTAATATGCAAGTGTTAGCACCGATGTATAAAGGCCCTGCTGGGATTAATCAGCTGAATGAGCAGTTACAAGTTATTATGAATCCAGCGAAAAAAGGATTACGAGAAATTACTTATTTTGAGCAGACATTCCGAGTAGGGGATAAAGTATTACAATTGGTTAATAATGCTGAAGCTGATGTTTATAATGGTGACATTGGTAAAATTGTAGCGATTTTTAATAAAAATGAAACAGAATCGAATGTTGAAGAAGTACTGGTTGAATTTGAGCAGCGAGAATTAACATATAAACGTTCCGATTTAGACCAGTTGACTTTGGCTTATTGTTGTTCGGTACATAAAGCACAGGGGAGTGAGTATCCTTTAGTTATTTTGCCACTGGTTGATTTACATTCACGATTATTGCGTAAAGATTTATTATATACGGCAGTCACAAGAGCGAAACAGCGACTTGTATTAGTAGGAAATCCGAATAGCTTTGTAAAAGCAGCAACGAGCGCTACTGAACCACGTGCGACATTTTTAAAAGATATGATTCAACTGAAGATGAAGAACCAAGTTAAAAAAGGTGTTGAATTTGTAGCTGAAAATGAGCCGATAGCTGATGAAACAGTTTCGGAAGTAGCTGAAAGCAGTGTGGCTACTTTAGTGAAAACTGATGTTTCAGCTGAAAAAGAAACTATTGATGTCTTAACGGAAGATACAATTTGGTCGATTGACCCGATGATAGGTATGGACGGTATTTCGCCGTATGATTTTATGTAATTTTACTCTATTTTTTTATATTTCATAGTACCTCACTGAACAGACGTGATGTTTAATCTTACAGTCTTTTTGGTGAGGTTGTTGTTTTTCGCACCATTTATTTGTGAAATATTTATCTTTAAATAAAGTTGTAAATATAATATTTTTGACAAAAACAACAAAAAAATGTGAATTTTTTATCAAAAAGCTATATATTTTTTGAGAGATATATGGCATAATTTAGTTATAAAAAAGAAAGGCGGTTGCTTATGAAAGCGTATACTTATATTGGACCAGGAGATGCACAGTTTATTGAGAAAGAGAAACCAGTTATTTTAAAACCAACAGATGCAGTTGTTCGTATGACAAAAACAACTATTTGTGGTACTGATTTGCACATCATTAAAGGAGATGTTCCTGCTGTACAAAGTGGTACTATTTTAGGACACGAAGGTGTTGGTATTGTTGAAGAAGTTGGTGAAGCAGTTACAAACTTCAAAAAAGGTGATAAAGTTCTTATTTCATGCGTATGTTCTTGTAGTAAATGTTACTATTGTAAAAAAGGTATTTATGCACACTGTGAAGACGAAGGTGGTTGGATTTTCGGTCACTTAATCGACGGAACACAAGCAGAATACTTACGTGTACCACATGCAGATGCTACTTTATATCATACACCAGAAGGATTATCTGACGAAGCATTAACTATGTTATCAGATATTTTACCAACAGGATATGAAATCGGAGTTCTTAAAGGTAAAGTGACACCTGGTTGCAACGTTGTTATTGTTGGTTCTGGTCCAGTTGGTTTAGCAGCATTGTTAACTGCACAATTCTTCTCACCAGCGAAAATTATTATGATTGACCTTGATGATAACCGTTTAGAAACAGCATTATCATTTGGTGCAACTCATGCTATTAATTCTGCAAATGTTGAAGAAGCGATTCAAAAAGTATTTGAACTAACTGATAATCGTGGTGCTGACGTAGCGATTGAAGCAGTTGGTATTCCAGCAACATTTGACTTCTGTCAAAAAGTAATTGCGATTGACGGTACAATTGCGAATGCTGGTGTACACGGAAAACCGGTAGAATTTGACATTGATAGATTATGGATTCGCAACATCAATGTGACAACAGGTTTAGTATCTACAAATACAACACCACAATTATTACAAGCATTATCAGCAAATAAAATTCAACCAGAAAAATTAGTAACACACTACTTCAAACTAAGTGAAATTGAAAAAGCGTATGAAATTTTTGGTAAAGCAAGCGAGCATAATGCAATTAAAGTAATTATCGAAAACGATATTTCACCAGTTGAATAATATAAAGTAAAAAAATTACTCCAAGCCATTTAGTTGGCTTGGAGTTTTTGTGTTGTCTTATACTTCTTTAGGTAAATAAAAAGGATATTCGTCAACTGTAAATACTAGATGATTCGGATTTTTTTGACGCAATTCACCGTCAACTTGACTATAAATGGCTTGCTCAATCATAATTTCAGCATGTGTTCCGGAAAAATATTTAACATATTTCGAATTAGGCTCTTGTTTTTTTACAATGACTTGCCATAGGTATTTGATTAATTGCTTTAAACCAACTTGTTGGAAGACAAGAATACTGATTGTCTTATCTTCTGGTTTAATCTTTTGTGATAATTGAACACCACCACCGAAAAATGGGGAATTCATCACACAAACCAATTGGCAATCGTTTAACATTTCTTGTTGTTGATTGATCGTTAAGAGAGTATCGAAATTCTCTAATTTAAAAATACTCATGAACGCACAGAAAATATAAGAAAATTTTCCGTTCGCAAAACGTTTGAGTGGTGAGTGCTTTGGTAGTGATTTTGCATAATGAATCACTGTTCCGTCAAAACCAATACCAAGATTATTGATAACAATGTCTGATTTTTGCTGTTGAACATCTGTATAGCTAAAAATCGGAATTGATTGAATCGAATGATAAAGTAAATAAGAATCAATAATTTCACGTGTCGTCATGCCATGTTGCCATGTTCTTGCAAAGTCATTTCCCGTACCAGCTGGAATTACTGTTAATGCTGGTCGAATACCACATTGAATAAAAGTATTCACTACTTCATGTAATGTACCGTCACCACCGATAACAAATACATCAAAGCTATTCGGATTACTATTTTTGGCACAAATTTGTTTAACTATTTCAACGGCATGCCCAGCATATTCAGTAATAAACGAAATATGTGCAATATTTAATGAATTTAGAGTGAATTGTACTTCTTGTAATACTTCTTGCCCCTTACCAGAACCAGACATGGGATTGGCAATTAAATAAAGACGTTTATTCATAAGAAAACTCTCTTTCTAATTATTATTACATTCATTAGTTAGTATAACATGAAGTTTGTTTATATCGCTAGCATTAGGGGAGAAAAGGGCAGTGTCAAGGGAAAAAAGTTTTAAAAAAATAGTGAAGTGTTTACCTTGATATTTCCAATTGAATAAGATAGTATAAAAACATAGAAAGCGTTTTTACAGTTTGATGTTTGAGTAGGAAAAGTAAATGTACGGAATAAAAAATAGATGAAGTGAACTAGAATAGGAGGAGAGCAAATGGAATTGTCGACTGTTATTTTAATGTTGATTGTCGCGTCAAATTATCTTTTCGGTAATTATTTAAAAGCTAATATTCCAATTATGTGGCATTTATTAAATTGGCTATTGATAATTTTATTAGCTTATATGGCAGTGGATTATTTTAAGAAGAGAAAATAAAAAGATATTTATTAAGACTATATAACACCGGAATTTGCATGAATGGCTGGAATTCCGGTGTTATCTTGCGTAGATTGTGATATAATATGTAGCGTTGAATTAGAAGACACATTATGTGACACTAACATAGTGAGAGCGAGAGTGTTCTGGCTCGAATCACTGGAGCAAAAAGAGCCGGAGAGCGTCAGCACTCCAAACGATTTGCGAAGTGGACGTCGAGCCAACCCGAGCGAACCAGAATTAACATAGTGAGAGCGAGGGTGTTCTGGCTCGAATCACTGGAGCAAAAAAGCGTAGGAATGCGATAGCATTCAGAGCATGTTTGCGAAGTGGACGTCGAGTCAACCCAAGCGAACCAGAATAGGAGGTGATACGATGTATTTAGCACGTGTTGAGATGACAGGATTTAAGTCATTTGCAGATAAGACAGTTATTGAATTTGACCAAGGTATGACGGCTGTTGTTGGACCAAACGGAAGTGGAAAGAGTAACTTATCAGAAGCGATTCGTTGGGTGTTAGGTGAGCAATCTGCTAAAAGCTTGCGTGGGTCTAAAATGGAAGACGTCATTTTTAATGGGACGCAAGACCGTAAAGCCGTCAACTTGGCAAAAGTGACTTTGGTGCTGAATAATGAAGATCGCTACTTAGATTATGATTTTAGCGAGATTAGTATTACACGAAGCTATAATCGAAATGGCGAAAGTCATTACTATATCAATAATGAGTCAGTGCGTTTAAAGGACATCGTGGACTTATTACTTGACTCCGGTCTTGGAAAAAACAGTTTTGCGATGATTTCTCAAGGTAAAGTGGAAAGTATTTTCTTAAACAAACCAGAAGAAAGGCGAGCAATCTTTGAAGAGGCTGCTGGTGTACAAAAGTATCAGTATCGAAAAATTGAGGCCGAACGGAAATTGACTAAATCAAGTGACCATTTAAGTCGTGTCAAAGATATTATTCATGAATTAGAAACTCAATTAAAACCACTTAAAAAGCAACGTGAAACAGCGTTGAAATATCAAGAATTACAGGCAGAATTGTCAGATTTAGAGATTTCATTATATACGCATCAAATTACACAAAATCGACAATCTTGGATTAATGCGAAAGAGCAATTAGTGCAAGTGAACGAAGTGATTGATACATCGAAAGCAAAGGTGGCTGAAACGAGTTCAGCCATTTATGTCACACAGTCTAAATTAGACCAATTGCTAGAAACATTGGATTATGATAATGAAATGTATCAAGAGGCAGTGCGACATTTAGAGCAGACCAAAGCAAAATTACAAATGTTAGAGCAAGAGATACAGTATACTAAAGCAAATGCTGATGATAAGTCTGTACAATTTGAAGCACAGTTACAACAACACGAACAACTGCAAGAGCAATTATCCAAAATTGTAGCAGATATTTCAATTAGCGAAAAAGAAGTTGAGTCACTTCAATCGTCAATCAAGCAATTAAAATTGTCACAAAAAAGTATCGACGGCTTGAGTGATGAACAAATTGAGCAATTGCGTAATGATTTAATTGAGTTTTATCAGCAAGAAGCTCGTGCCAATAATCAAGCACAACAAGCGTTGAGTCAACAAACATATCATGAGAATCGTTTAAGTCAATCATTGGCAAAATATGAATTATCTAATGATACAGTTTCTAAGCGTCAAACACAATTAGAACAGACCGAAAAAGAGTTGGCACAACAAGAGACCTTGTTTCAAGCACATCAAGTCCAACATCAACAATTGACACAGCAATGGCAAGACATTCAACGTCAGCGTGAACAGTTACAACAAGCATTATTCCAACACGAACGTCAACAACATGCTTTAGAGGCAAAAGTTCAGTCATTAAAGCAAATGCAAGAAGATTATGCAGGTTATTTTGGTGGTGTGCGTGCCATTATGAAAAATGCCGATAGCATTAAAGGAATTGACGGAACGGTTGCTGATTTAATTCATGTCGAGCCAGTCTATCAAGTTGCGATTGATACGGCATTGGGTGGTGCGCTACAACATATTGTGGTAGCTGATGATGCAGCTGCACGTCGTAGTATTCAATTTTTGAAACAAGAGCGAGCAGGGAGAGCAACCTTTTTACCACGACCACATATTAAACCACGTTATTTAAATGACGCATTTTTAACTCAAGCACGTCAGTATGATGAATTTATTGGAACGGCAGTTGATATTGTATCCTTTGATGAACGTGACCGAGCGATTATTCAAAATTTACTTGGTTCTACGATTGTCATGAAGTCAGTAGAGCAAGCTCAAAAATTAGCTGTGCAATTAAATCATCAAGTGCGTATCGTGACATTAGACGGCGAAATTTTAATGCCAGGTGGTTCGATTAGTGGGGGTAGACAAAAGCAACAACAACATTCTATGCTAAGTCGTCAAACAGAGTTAGACCAAGCGATAAAAGCACTTGCAGCAGCAAATCAGTTAAAAGCCGAACAAGAAGCGAAATGGCAAAAAATTCAACAAGATGATGAACAGATTCGTCGTCAAGGTGAAGAAAGTCGTCAACAATTATCGCAGTATGAACAGACGATTTCTGTCTTGCAGCGTGAAGTGAATCAGTTGAGCCAAGAAGTTAAACAGGCTACCAATGAGCAAATTATTTTAAAAGATGAGATTAATCAATCGGAACAAGCGATAAAAGAATCATTGGCAGAACAACAGAATGCCAATGCACTAGCAGCGAAGATGAAGCAAGATATTGAGAATGCCAATCAATTATTAGAGCAATTGAATGTATCGCAATCAGATCGTAAGCAGCAATTGAATGAAATAACGCTGCAATTACAAAGTCTGACCACGCAAGAAGCTGTCAAAGCTACTGAATTACGTCAGTTACAAATGCAAAAAGGGCAGTTAACTGAACAATTACAGCAGCTATCAGATTTTATTCAGCATCATCAACAAACGAATGCGACTGATGTGCAACAATTATCACAATTAGAAGAAAATAAAGTAGCTTTAGAAGCAGCAATCGAGCAGTTGAGCTTGAATTTAACGACACAACAACAACAGATTGAACAACATCGCCAAAATCGTAGTGAAATGAATCATGCATTACGTGAATTGGAGTCCAACCAACAAGAAGAACAAGTTGTGGTTCAAGATTATTATCAAAGACAAGCGAAACTTCAAGCACAAATTGAAAAATTTGAAGAATTGATTGATAATCATTTAAATTATTTGAATGAAATGTATCAATTAAGCTATGAAGCAGCCATTGAAAAAGCAGTTGTTGTAGAATCATTCAAAGAAGTGAATGCTAAAGTCAAAACATTGCGTAAAGCCATTGATGCACTTGGCCCAATTAATTTATCAGCGATTGAAGATTATGATGCGTTAAACGAACGTTATCAATATTTATTGGAGCAACAAGAAGATTTATTATTGGCAATGGCACAATTGCAATCGACGATGGATGAAATGGACGCAGAAGTGATTAAACGTTTCAGCGAGGCCTTTAATCAAATTAATCAACAATTCAAGAAAACTTTTAAAGCATTATTCGCTGGAGGAGAGGCAGCACTTGAATTGACAGACCCTAATAATCTATTAACGACAGGTGTCGATATTATTGCACAACCACCAGGTAAACGAAAACAAAATTTAGCACTCTTATCCGGTGGAGAACGTGCCTTTACAGCAATTGCGTTGTTGTTTGCGATTTTAGAAACTAAGCCTGTACCATTTTGTATTTTAGATGAGGTGGAAGCAGCGTTGGATGATGCGAACGTATGGCGTTATGGTGAATATTTGCAGCATTTTACGGAGAATACGCAATTCATTGTGATTACGCACCGTAAAGGAACTATGGAACATGCGGATGTCTTATATGGTGTCACAATGGAACGTTCCGGTGTTTCCAAATTAGCATCAGTTCGATTGAGTGAAGCAAAAGAAATGTAAAAATGTTAACAACAATACGGTATGCAATTATTTTGGAATGCTTTTGCATATCGTATTCTTATATATTGGATAGAAAAAAGTAACTGATAGGAGTTGTTTATGAAACGAATTGAAACACCAACTGAAGTATTACAAGTACAAATTGAACGCATTAATGAAAAAGGTTTTGGCTATGCACATTACATTCATCCACCCAAAAGAGGGTCACAAGGTAAGCACCTGCACTTAAATATTCCATATACTGTTCCGGGAGATGTCGTACAAGTTACTGTTCCCAATGCCAGTGGTCGTAAAAAAGCGACATTAGATTATGATGCCATCATCAAACCAAGTCCGATACGGAATTTATCAATTCCAGAAGACGAAGAAGTAACTGGTGGGACGCCTTTAATTTATATGGATTATCAAGCCCAGTTAGAGTATAAGGAAAATCTTGTTAAAAACTTTTTAGCTGACAAAGGATTCGATACAGATGTGGTAAAACCAATTGTCGGAATGGATAATCCTAATCGCTATCGCAATAAAATGGAATTGAGCTTTGGGGCAAACAATGCATTAGGAATGCACCAACAAGGTAATTTTCGCAATGTTATTGATATGAAAGATTCCTATATTGCACCTGAAATTATGATTGAAGTCAAACAAATTATTCAATCATGGCAACACAAACATCAAATTTCAGGATATGAAAAAGAAACCCAAACTGGTGTCTTACGTCATTTATTGATGCGTCATTCGATTAAGACAAAAGAATTAATGATTGTGATTTATGCGACAGTCAGTCCGAGCGAATATGCTGACCAAATTGAAGAATTGAAACAGACATTAATTGCGACTTTTCCTAATTTGACCAGTCTACAATGGATTGTCAATGTCACATCGCTTGAACGTCTGTTTGCTGATGAAAAGCATTTGTTGCATGGTAGAGAGTATATGCTAGACCAGTTAAATGGTTTTGACTATCGTATTTGGCCAGATACTTTTTTCCAAGTGAATCCTGTTCAAGCTGAGAAAATGGTGCAAATTGCTATGGAAATGGCTGATGTTCAATCGGATATGCGTATACTTGATTTATATTGTGGTGTAGGAACATTTAGTTTACCACTGGCTAAGGCATGCGATGAATTAGCTGGTATTGAAATTGTCGAGTCTTCAATTCTATCGGCACGTCGTAATGCGTCGGATAATGCGATTGATAATACAACATTCTTTGTCAATGATGCCAAAAACGGTTTGCGTACATTGAATGATGATTGGGGTATGCCAGATATGTTATTAATCAACCCACCACGTAGTGGTGCTGGTGGTAAAGTTATGCGAGCAATTGGACGTTTTGGCACTGAAAAAATTATTTATGTATCATGCAGTCCGAAATCACTCGCTGAAGATTTGGTGAGTTTATTACCATTTGGGTATCAGTTGAAAGAAGTGGTGCCAGTGGATCAGTTTCCGCATACGAATCATGTGGAGTGTGTATGTTTGTTGACTAAAGCTCATAATTGATAGTTTGAAAATGTCTTGAAATAAGCGTGTATCCAAATTTTTAGCATTTAAATTCTAAGAAAAAGGGCTCTGTAAATATCCGAAAAAACAAGGAGGTTTTGTATTTGGATAGACAGAAGTGTTGACATCGGATGGAGTATACGGAAATGCTTATTCAAGATTTATGAAAAGAAATCAATAAAAAAGGTTAACAAACATATTTTATTACACAGCAAAATGAGTAGCCTATTTTAGAAAGGAAAGCTTCTTATGTCAGATAAAATAAGAGTGATACCAGCTAATACAAATGAGCTGGTGAAACACGTTGTTATTCATGCTCGTGTGAGTTGTAATAGTATGGAACAATTGGATAGACTCAAATTATAAATCTCCGGTCTTAAGAAGTTTGATTCAGAATAAAGAAATTGGAAACTTGTTGATGAAACTGGTCTTACAAGAAAAGCAGTTATCTAGATTCTTCAGGGGATTCAGCCTGCAACTTTCAATCAGTTCAAGAATAATCCAGAAGAATTCATCATTAAGGTATCAGCGCTAATCAATGTTGAAAAGGCAACTGCTATCACTCATAACATCACATACGATGTCATAGATGTATTTACTGACTCTACAATCAAAGGTCGCTTAGACGTAAATGTCATGAAGGAAAAGAAGACAAAGAAGCATATTGTTTATGATTCATCTAATGAGCAGGCATTTGCTACTGAATTAGATACAAACACAAACGTGGCAGTATATGTTTAATTATCAGATGGATTCTATATTTCA contains:
- the smc gene encoding chromosome segregation protein SMC, with amino-acid sequence MYLARVEMTGFKSFADKTVIEFDQGMTAVVGPNGSGKSNLSEAIRWVLGEQSAKSLRGSKMEDVIFNGTQDRKAVNLAKVTLVLNNEDRYLDYDFSEISITRSYNRNGESHYYINNESVRLKDIVDLLLDSGLGKNSFAMISQGKVESIFLNKPEERRAIFEEAAGVQKYQYRKIEAERKLTKSSDHLSRVKDIIHELETQLKPLKKQRETALKYQELQAELSDLEISLYTHQITQNRQSWINAKEQLVQVNEVIDTSKAKVAETSSAIYVTQSKLDQLLETLDYDNEMYQEAVRHLEQTKAKLQMLEQEIQYTKANADDKSVQFEAQLQQHEQLQEQLSKIVADISISEKEVESLQSSIKQLKLSQKSIDGLSDEQIEQLRNDLIEFYQQEARANNQAQQALSQQTYHENRLSQSLAKYELSNDTVSKRQTQLEQTEKELAQQETLFQAHQVQHQQLTQQWQDIQRQREQLQQALFQHERQQHALEAKVQSLKQMQEDYAGYFGGVRAIMKNADSIKGIDGTVADLIHVEPVYQVAIDTALGGALQHIVVADDAAARRSIQFLKQERAGRATFLPRPHIKPRYLNDAFLTQARQYDEFIGTAVDIVSFDERDRAIIQNLLGSTIVMKSVEQAQKLAVQLNHQVRIVTLDGEILMPGGSISGGRQKQQQHSMLSRQTELDQAIKALAAANQLKAEQEAKWQKIQQDDEQIRRQGEESRQQLSQYEQTISVLQREVNQLSQEVKQATNEQIILKDEINQSEQAIKESLAEQQNANALAAKMKQDIENANQLLEQLNVSQSDRKQQLNEITLQLQSLTTQEAVKATELRQLQMQKGQLTEQLQQLSDFIQHHQQTNATDVQQLSQLEENKVALEAAIEQLSLNLTTQQQQIEQHRQNRSEMNHALRELESNQQEEQVVVQDYYQRQAKLQAQIEKFEELIDNHLNYLNEMYQLSYEAAIEKAVVVESFKEVNAKVKTLRKAIDALGPINLSAIEDYDALNERYQYLLEQQEDLLLAMAQLQSTMDEMDAEVIKRFSEAFNQINQQFKKTFKALFAGGEAALELTDPNNLLTTGVDIIAQPPGKRKQNLALLSGGERAFTAIALLFAILETKPVPFCILDEVEAALDDANVWRYGEYLQHFTENTQFIVITHRKGTMEHADVLYGVTMERSGVSKLASVRLSEAKEM
- a CDS encoding zinc-dependent alcohol dehydrogenase family protein — encoded protein: MKAYTYIGPGDAQFIEKEKPVILKPTDAVVRMTKTTICGTDLHIIKGDVPAVQSGTILGHEGVGIVEEVGEAVTNFKKGDKVLISCVCSCSKCYYCKKGIYAHCEDEGGWIFGHLIDGTQAEYLRVPHADATLYHTPEGLSDEALTMLSDILPTGYEIGVLKGKVTPGCNVVIVGSGPVGLAALLTAQFFSPAKIIMIDLDDNRLETALSFGATHAINSANVEEAIQKVFELTDNRGADVAIEAVGIPATFDFCQKVIAIDGTIANAGVHGKPVEFDIDRLWIRNINVTTGLVSTNTTPQLLQALSANKIQPEKLVTHYFKLSEIEKAYEIFGKASEHNAIKVIIENDISPVE
- a CDS encoding ATP-dependent RecD-like DNA helicase, with product MSEVLIVGQLDAIYFENPTNLYKVIRVMVDDELTEVLTHSEIVCTGQFATLHYDTMYEFYGNFTTHPKFGEQFSVTRYQQMAPTSEKGLVDYLSSDRFKGIGGVLAQRIVDQLGMDAIELIIQDGDVLKSIKGITSQKQQDLREALLKFQGTERVFMQLSEWGFTPKFADKIYQKYKSAAIEKIKENPYQLIEDVEGIGFSKADLLAEMLGIEPDSLDRIVAAYYTVILEHCYQNGDTYLLESISRQQTQKLLESARPYLISDELMNLALDKAIMEKKLVRILEGLMIPSLYFAEIGIAERLYKHIQYAQIEQFEESVIDEAIQEVIETTGIQYDQQQQQALKFAMQSPCSIITGGPGTGKTTLVKGLIALHSILHEYELSSITKYGDFQPILLAAPTGRAAKRMNEMTDLPAQTIHRMLGYTRDSNVEEFSSSVELEGNLLIVDEMSMVDTWLMNWLIQAIPYQMQVVFVGDRDQLPSVGPGKVFNDLIASQSIPTIKLEKVYRQGQDSSIISLAHEIRQGKIPADLLDKQIDRSFIPCAPNQVVDVVRQIVEQAKKKQYDSTNMQVLAPMYKGPAGINQLNEQLQVIMNPAKKGLREITYFEQTFRVGDKVLQLVNNAEADVYNGDIGKIVAIFNKNETESNVEEVLVEFEQRELTYKRSDLDQLTLAYCCSVHKAQGSEYPLVILPLVDLHSRLLRKDLLYTAVTRAKQRLVLVGNPNSFVKAATSATEPRATFLKDMIQLKMKNQVKKGVEFVAENEPIADETVSEVAESSVATLVKTDVSAEKETIDVLTEDTIWSIDPMIGMDGISPYDFM
- a CDS encoding DUF2871 family protein translates to MKKLVRTSTVYAVLGTAAAVFYLAFTKQHHFEGTSLLSSLYLFIFALGTVFHLLLAVLEKLFTLSQHKLFNIFYWILNCGIILSSLVMLGKGMITVTGGQRSSLLAAMTGMSHTVTLVAGVLFFLIINQLMTKEN
- a CDS encoding YegS/Rv2252/BmrU family lipid kinase, producing the protein MNKRLYLIANPMSGSGKGQEVLQEVQFTLNSLNIAHISFITEYAGHAVEIVKQICAKNSNPNSFDVFVIGGDGTLHEVVNTFIQCGIRPALTVIPAGTGNDFARTWQHGMTTREIIDSYLLYHSIQSIPIFSYTDVQQQKSDIVINNLGIGFDGTVIHYAKSLPKHSPLKRFANGKFSYIFCAFMSIFKLENFDTLLTINQQQEMLNDCQLVCVMNSPFFGGGVQLSQKIKPEDKTISILVFQQVGLKQLIKYLWQVIVKKQEPNSKYVKYFSGTHAEIMIEQAIYSQVDGELRQKNPNHLVFTVDEYPFYLPKEV